A single Clostridiales bacterium DNA region contains:
- a CDS encoding DUF4340 domain-containing protein — MKKRNLIILLVLLAVLAASYIYISKRPSKTKDQGSDTQAVKLLELDSKKIVKINIKNKDGILELEKKNDKWALTSEGGINIDQNIVDTIVSTFSALNADKIVSSNPGNLGEYGLSSPSSATAILEDGSEKVVYVGDKTPDGNNYYGMVKGDPKVYLLSSADGQHLMYTVADIRNKDILTKIDSEKLNYIKIVRNNRMIELKKNDEKAQTGQAQLDSGWNITQPYSRVYGTDSEKLSPVLDALGKLTVSDVVEDKASDLGKYGLDKPSMEIMQKDDKNTLDIYFGKDVDDSYIYFSVKGLDGVYKMSKSNLDALNIKPFDITAKFAYIVSIDDVDKITIESGGKTDTAVLTRTTKKAEKSGDKDEVVTTYTLNGKNADEDKFKDLYQKIIGLIVDSENDKNVPQKPEVKITFFLNKGTNKQVVTEYCPYNSDFYAVYRDGKADFLISRDKVSSMINAVRNFK, encoded by the coding sequence ATGAAGAAGAGGAATCTTATAATTCTTTTGGTACTTTTGGCGGTACTTGCAGCTTCTTATATCTATATATCAAAAAGGCCGTCGAAAACCAAAGATCAGGGCAGCGATACCCAAGCTGTTAAACTTTTGGAGTTGGATTCTAAAAAAATAGTCAAAATCAATATTAAGAATAAGGACGGCATCCTCGAATTGGAGAAGAAAAACGACAAATGGGCTTTGACATCTGAGGGAGGCATTAATATAGATCAGAATATTGTAGATACTATAGTTTCAACATTCTCTGCCCTCAATGCAGACAAAATAGTAAGTTCCAATCCGGGCAATTTAGGGGAGTATGGATTGAGTTCTCCATCCTCCGCAACGGCTATTTTAGAAGATGGAAGCGAGAAGGTCGTTTACGTAGGCGATAAGACTCCCGACGGCAATAACTATTATGGCATGGTGAAAGGCGATCCGAAGGTTTATCTGCTTTCATCTGCAGATGGCCAGCATCTTATGTATACAGTTGCAGATATAAGAAATAAGGATATATTGACCAAGATCGATTCTGAAAAGTTGAATTATATTAAAATAGTGCGCAATAATAGAATGATTGAACTCAAGAAAAATGATGAAAAAGCCCAGACAGGCCAGGCGCAGCTTGACAGCGGTTGGAACATAACACAGCCATACAGCAGGGTATATGGCACGGATTCAGAAAAACTATCACCTGTGCTTGATGCTCTTGGAAAGCTTACGGTTTCAGATGTTGTGGAAGATAAAGCGTCTGATTTGGGAAAGTATGGTCTTGATAAGCCATCTATGGAAATCATGCAAAAAGATGATAAGAACACGCTGGACATTTATTTTGGGAAAGACGTTGATGATTCGTATATATATTTTAGCGTTAAAGGTTTAGACGGTGTATATAAAATGTCGAAGTCGAATCTTGATGCGCTTAATATCAAACCGTTTGATATTACTGCAAAGTTTGCATATATCGTTAGTATTGATGATGTAGATAAGATAACGATTGAAAGCGGCGGCAAAACGGATACGGCCGTACTCACGAGGACAACCAAAAAGGCAGAAAAGTCCGGGGATAAGGATGAGGTTGTGACGACCTATACCTTAAACGGCAAGAATGCTGACGAGGATAAATTCAAGGATCTGTACCAAAAAATCATAGGGCTTATCGTGGATTCCGAAAATGACAAGAATGTTCCCCAAAAACCTGAAGTCAAGATAACGTTTTTCTTGAATAAGGGCACGAATAAGCAAGTGGTTACGGAATATTGCCCTTACAATAGTGATTTCTATGCAGTATATAGAGACGGTAAGGCGGACTTCCTGATATCCCGTGATAAGGTGAGTAGCATGATAAACGCAGTCAGAAACTTTAAATAA